The following are from one region of the Apostichopus japonicus isolate 1M-3 chromosome 17, ASM3797524v1, whole genome shotgun sequence genome:
- the LOC139985007 gene encoding acyl-coenzyme A diphosphatase NUDT19-like — protein sequence MSDVVKSDTTKQSLNRPWREAATLVIASKNDTPCISPRTATFDYRILLLQRDSQSRSFAGASVFPGGVVDPADFSPKWFQLFSRLGIWRGDDFGWSHMKGKPRAGPIAAQRDEGLLPNDVAFRICAIRETFEESGILLAVNEADVKYSISRMKNKQFVPSTSYCDSMNVRAYDNEWRRRVHDDAYQFLEMCMYLDVYPNIWSLFELSTVLTPPITSRRYDTIFYICSLEKEPYAEVDQKEMIDLQWLTPAEAIRKHCRHEIQLPMPQISECARLLDYRNISEIQGYAVGQMDQGMLAEVPAPIKLKDAFLRVLPGDDCYPGEVKYLQMDESEEENLKRCKNLNRYTYRSDGHFTLICNVTPLFGQRPPRDIDSRDWLDEAKL from the exons ATGTCTGACGTTGTTAAGAGTGACACCACTAAGCAGTCCCTGAATCGACCATGGCGGGAGGCCGCAACCCTAGTAATCGCATCGAAAAACGATACGCCCTGCATCAGTCCCCGAACAGCAACGTTTGATTATCGTATACTATTGCTGCAGAGAGACTCTCAGAGTCGGTCTTTTGCGGGGGCAAGTGTCTTTCCTGGTGGAGTGGTTGACCCTGCAGACTTTAGTCCAAAGTGGTTCCAACTCTTCAGCAGACTTGGCATCTGGAGAGGTGATGATTTTGGATGGAGCCACATGAAAGGTAAACCAAGAGCTGGACCAATTGCTGCTCAGAGGGATGAGGGGCTTTTACCAAACGACGTGGCTTTTCGAATTTGTGCCATCAGGGAAACTTTCGAGGAGAGTGGTATTCTCCTGGCAGTAAACGAGGCGGACGTAAAGTACAGTATCTCTCGAATGAAGAACAAACAATTTGTACCTTCCACAAGCTACTGTGATTCCATGAATGTGAGAGCATACGATAACGAATGGAGAAGACGAGTCCATGACGACGCTTATCAGTTTCTGGAAATGTGCATGTACCTCGATGTCTATCCTAATATATGGTCACTCTTTGAATTAAGCACTGTTCTAACGCCACCAATTACAAGCAGAAGATATGATACCATATTTTATATCTGTTCATTGGAGAAAGAACCCTACGCAGAAGTAGATCAAAAAGAAATGATCGATTTACAG tGGTTGACCCCTGCGGAAGCCATTCGAAAGCACTGTCGCCATGAGATCCAGTTGCCGATGCCTCAAATTTCGGAATGTGCGCGGCTGCTTGACTATCGAAATATCTCAGAAATACAAGGTTATGCAGTTGGTCAAATGGACCAGGGTATGTTGGCGGAGGTTCCTGCACCGATAAAACTCAAAGACGCTTTCCTACGAGTTCTACCAG GTGATGATTGCTATCCAGGAGAAGTTAAATATCTTCAGATGGACGAAAGTGaagaagaaaatttgaaaagatgCAAAAACCTCAACCGTTATACTTACAGATCCGATGGACATTTCACATTGATTTGTAACGTCACGCCCCTTTTCGGTCAACGCCCTCCACGTGATATTGATAGCAGAGACTGGTTGGATGAGGCGAAGCTATAG